The Brevinematales bacterium genomic sequence GTGCATTTCACACTGAAAATCAAATAAATCTGAAATATAATACAATAAATATACTAGGAATATAATTATGAAACTTGAATACCCTTATCCTTTAAAAACGATTTAATCCGCGTAATCTCGGAGGGGGAGGCAAGTTTGAATAGGAGCTTGTTCCCTGAGAGACGGGGTTTCTTGACCGCGGTAAAACGGGACAGCATTTTCAGCGACGCCCTTCCGGCTTCCTGTGAAAAATTCTTTATCGTCAGGGAGATATCCTCGCATCCCCCGCAGTCCCCGTGGGAATCCGTGTCGCAGCTTTCGCCCGAGCAGTTTCCGTCGCAGCCGGAACAATGTGCCATATTACCCTCCAAAATAAGTACTAATATAATAAAAATATGTTAAAAAGGAAAGCCTGAAACCGTCGTGCAGCGAATAATGATGTTGAAAAATTGTCAAAAAGCTAAAAATATGGTATTCTAACTGGATTCTAAAGGGGAGGAAAAAATGCCCAGCGTATTGATAGTTGACGATTCAATGGTCATGCGGAAAAGCCTCAATTCTATGCTGACTCAGGCGGGGTATACCGTGATCGCGGAGGCGTCCGACGGGGACGAGGCGATTAAGCTATTCGGAGCGCATCATCCCGATATCGTGACTCTCGATCTGAATATGCCGAAGATGAACGGGCTTGATGTGCTCAGGCAAGTAATGAAAACCAACCCTGACGCTAAGTTCGTGGTTATCAGCGCAGTCGAGGATAAAGAGACGGTAATGGAAGCGCTCAAATTGGGCGCGAAGTACTATATTCTCAAGCCGGTTACCTATGATAAGGTTTTAGAGACAATGAAACGGGTGGCGCAGTAAACCGCTCCGGGAGTGTAAATTGGAATTTAAATACCATTTGGAAAAAATATCACATAATCCTATAGAATGGGATTTCTTTCATTCGGAGCTGGATAAGCTGTCGATACAGGCGTTGTATAATCACGCCTCCGCGGTATTGATGGGCGGCGATGTTGAATCGATCGAGCTTGCGAGGAAACTTTTCAAGGTCTACCGGGACAGGGTCACCGATCTATTCAGCCTCTGTATCCCGGAGCAGATCGAGAAGATGGGACGTACTCCCATCATAGAGGCGAACGACGTCCCGTTACGCGACGTTACGGCGTTCATACACCTGAAGGGGAAGCCCTCTATATTTCTATTCCAGAGCATGGATAAGACTACAGCGCGCACGTGGATGACGAACCTGACGGGCGGAGTAGAGCTTCAGGGCGGGGACGGCGGCGTCGGAGACGGGATGGCTGAAAGCCTGAATATCGCCACCGGACGGTCATTGCCGGGATTTTCCGTACCGTACGGTCCGCACGATATTTCCATACCGTTCACCGTATACTCGGACGGTCTGACGCTGAAAAGCCCGAATTCGCCGATGATTGTTGAGAATTTGGAGAGCGATAATACGAAGATTACGCTGGGTATCATGGTATTGAAACCTTACGAAGGGAAATAAACTAGTCCGATAGCGGCATTTCCTCGATCCACGCCACGCTTTCAAAATAATTGTTAGTCCAGTCCTGCATAGTCGCATTCATACTTTCGAGAATATCCGAAACCTTCTTGAGATTCACCTCATACTTCTCGGTTTCCTCTATCAACGATAGGAGTTTTCCTAACGTACCCTCGTGATTCATCAATGCTTTATTTATTTCCTCATTCAGGTTAAGTTCCTTGATAATTTCTCCCAACGATGTCTGAAAGAGCGCATCCATCAGCGAAAGCAATCCGACAAGGAATCCCTCGTCGAGAATTTGACGGTTTTTCTCGCCCAGCGTATTCTTCAGGAAAAGTTCCATCGCCTTCGCGCGCTGTCCGGCGGTCTTGAATAACGGGTTCTTATTCCGGTCGCCGCCGCTTCCCGCGTAGCTTAAAAGTATTAACCAATGCATCAGGTTATTCAGACCCAGCAGGGCGATCGCCTGACGGACGGA encodes the following:
- a CDS encoding response regulator, which codes for MPSVLIVDDSMVMRKSLNSMLTQAGYTVIAEASDGDEAIKLFGAHHPDIVTLDLNMPKMNGLDVLRQVMKTNPDAKFVVISAVEDKETVMEALKLGAKYYILKPVTYDKVLETMKRVAQ